Proteins encoded in a region of the Anopheles aquasalis chromosome 2, idAnoAquaMG_Q_19, whole genome shotgun sequence genome:
- the LOC126573121 gene encoding uncharacterized protein LOC126573121 gives MTLPRQFAKGSRYRSSLHREWCVSGLCRVKGERFRAAGGGQCLESMVSIRQEHGRVPVIAWYGGVGCGDDGAKCSDRAAAKGQPTMPRTMSTPRPLAVPRPITTAMFFLMAIIAILVPFAMSGVEGSYTDTDDLINELDRPIPVTTVSGVLGKQASLPCDITPLERDDAVYMVLWFKEDDNEPLYNFDVRGRQVAQARLSSSDKYFGKRAFFRATSHPAQLLVDEIKLIDEGMYRCRVDFRNSPTRNLKINFTVIVPPDRPIIYDSRRREKANTVEPYSEGSDIALICEVKGGRPRPNVTWYLDNSVIDESFETRPDGTTVNHLSYPNIGRQHLDARLMCVASNTNLTPPNNKVVVLDVNLKPVAVHIMAKEKFVSADKRYEIECKSSGSRPEAAISWWKGTRMLKRVTKNFSETGNQSLSVISYTPTVDDDGKYLTCKAENPLIPDSAIEDKWRLVVHYTPIVKLQMGSSLNPDDIKEGDDIYFDCHIQSNPKPYKLAWYHNGNELHHNVTAGIILSDHSLALQGVSRNLAGDYTCMAANTEGRGTSNHVTLRVRYAPICATDREELLGALKHETLQLKCEVDASPAAESFHWTFNSSGEQTELPSRLHSSETGLSRLNYTPTSDLDYGTISCWGRNAIGVQKSPCIFQVVAAGRPFALQNCSVSNQSADSLHIECIEGFDGGLPQMFLLELVEVPVLRLVRNLSLQHPPVQFFIDNLEPGSSYRIILFAANAKGRSEPVVIDDITFKGVAKYTGVSNVMNVPLSPVLAALTLTVAVLFAVVCIVLATIYRRHATKNTSKKLKTAKSAQLTSTPDCQLDSGQLHHQTHDPNGIQTPLVEGGAGVLGRRGSPTMGSEPPDGDETDPDVIPNQYERRPPKTTLPTPLFRSPSARLIHRNGGEHLLHEEERHCDGSSLASLTGLNTEVHHYSFKPSKQISYATLGRANNSSVTSTLSPLSQQPSTATLPLPSLSSMSVTGVGAVGSLLSTSPASQSLVTSTLNEYRFRPEVVTTSNRIQESCI, from the exons ATGACATTGCCACGACAGTTTGCCAAAGGCAGTCGGTACCGTAGTAGTTTGCACAGAGAGTGGTGCGTCAGCGGTTTATGCAGGGTGAAGGGGGAGCGGTTCCGTGCCGCCGGTGGAGGCCAATGTTTGGAAAGCATGGTGTCCATTCGGCAGGAGCACGGCAGGGTACCGGTGATAGCGTGGTACGGCGGGGTGGGTtgcggtgacgatggtgctAAGTGCAGTGATCGAGCAGCGGCCAAAGGTCAACCAACCATGCCGAGGACGATGTCAACGCCTCGGCCGCTCGCAGTACCACgtcccatcaccaccgccatgtTCTTCCTCATGGCCATCATTGCGATTCTGGTGCCATTTGCAATGAGTGGCGTCGAAGGATCCTACACCGATACGGATGATCTAATCAACGAACTTGATCGACCTA TTCCCGTGACAACGGTCAGTGGAGTGCTGGGCAAGCAGGCGAGCCTGCCGTGTGACATCACGCCACTGGAGCGCGATGATGCCGTGTACATGGTGCTCTGGTTCAAGGAGGACGACAACGAGCCACTGTACAACTTCGATGTGCGCGGCCGGCAGGTGGCCCAGGCGCGGCTCTCGTCATCGGACAAGTATTTCGGCAAGCGGGCATTCTTCCGCGCCACCAGCCACCCGGCGCAGCTGCTCGTCGACGAGATCAAGCTGATTGACGAGGGCATGTACCGGTGTCGGGTCGATTTTCGCAACAGCCCCACCCGCAACCTCAAGATCAATTTCACTGTGATAG TGCCACCGGATCGACCCATCATCTACGATTCGAGACGGCGCGAGAAGGCGAACACGGTCGAACCGTACAGCGAGGGCAGCGACATCGCGCTCATCTGTGAGGTGAAAGGAG GACGACCGCGACCGAATGTTACCTGGTACCTGGACAACAGTGTCATCGACGAGTCGTTCGAAACGCGGCCCGACGGGACGACGGTCAATCATCTGTCCTATCCAAACATTGGCCGACAACATCTGGACGCACGGTTGATGTGTGTCGCGAGCAATACCAATCTGACGCCACCGAACAATAAagtcgtcgtcctcgatgtTAACC TTAAACCCGTTGCCGTGCACATAATGGCGAAGGAGAAGTTCGTTTCCGCCGATAAACGGTACGAGATTGAGTGCAAAAGCTCGGGCTCCCGGCCGGAAGCGGCGATATCGTGGTGGAAGGGCACCCGTATGCTGAAGCGCGTCACAAAGAAT TTCTCCGAGACCGGAAATCAATCGCTCAGCGTCATCTCGTACACACCgacggtcgacgacgatggcaagtATTTGACTTGCAAGGCGGAAAATCCACTCATTCCGGACAGTGCAATCGAGGACAAGTGGCGGCTGGTGGTGCACT ACACGCCAATCGTGAAGCTTCAGATGGGATCCTCTTTGAACCCCGACGACATTAAGGAGGGCGACGATATCTACTTCGACTGCCACATCCAATCCAACCCCAAACCCTACAAACTGGCCTGGTATCACAAC GGAAATGAACTGCATCATAATGTCACAGCTGGCATCATCCTGTCGGACCATTCGTTGGCTTTGCAGGGCGTTTCCCGGAACTTAGCTGGTGATTACACGTGTATGGCGGCAAACACTGAAGGACGCGGCACCAGCAATCATGTCACACTTCGCGTGCGCT ACGCGCCCATTTGTGCAACGGACCGGGAGGAACTGCTCGGTGCACTGAAGCACGAAACGCTGCAACTGAAGTGCGAAGTCGATGCTTCGCCAGCGGCCGAGTCCTTCCACTGGACGTTCAATTCCTCGGGCGAACAGACGGAACTGCCCTCCCGGCTTCATTCCAGCGAG ACTGGGTTATCGAGGCTTAATTATACTCCAACATCGGATCTGGACTACGGTACGATATCCTGCTGGGGAAGGAACGCCATCGGTGTGCAGAAGTCGCCCTGCATCTTTCAAGTGGTGGCAGCAG GACGTCCCTTCGCGCTGCAGAATTGCTCGGTATCGAATCAATCAGCGGACTCGCTGCACATCGAGTGCATCGAGGGTTTCGACGGTGGTCTACCGCAGATGTTCCTGCTGGAGCTGGTCGAGGTGCCGGTCCTGCGGTTAGTTAGGAACTTGAGCTTACAG CATCCTCCGGTCCAGTTTTTCATAGACAACCTAGAACCTGGCAGCTCATATCGGATCATCCTATTTGCGGCCAACGCGAAAGGTCGCTCCGAGCCCGTCGTAATAGATGACATCACATTCAAGGGTGTGGCGAAGTACACCG GTGTGTCCAACGTGATGAACGTTCCTCTATCACCGGTGCTGGCCGCGTTAACACTCACTGTCGCCGTACTGTTTGCCGTCGTGTGCATCGTCCTGGCAACGATCTATCGGCGACATGCGACCAA AAACACGAGCAAAAAGCTGAAGACCGCCAAAAGTGCACAACTGACCTCGACCCCCGACTGCCAGCTGGACTCTGGCCAGCTGCATCACCAGACGCACGATCCCAACGGCATCCAGACACCgctggtggaaggtggagCCGGTGTACTGGGGCGAAGGGGAAGCCCAACGATGGGCTCCGAGCCACCGGATGGTGACGAAACGGACCCGGACGTGATACCGAATCAGTACG AGCGTAGGCCACCAAAGACCACACTGCCTACGCCACTGTTCCGCAGTCCGTCGGCAAGACTGATACACCGGAACGGTGGCGAGCATCTGCTGCACGAGGAGGAGCGCCATTGTGATGGCTCTAGCTTAGCGTCACTGACGGGGTTAAACACCGAAGTACATCATTACTCTTTTAAGCCTAGTAAACAAATA AGCTATGCCACCCTAGGGCGAGCCAATAATAGCAGCGTCACCTCGACGCTCAGTCCACTAAGTCAGCAGCCGTCGACGGCCACGCTACCGCTACCGTCACTGTCGTCGATGTCCGTGACCGGCGTTGGCGCAGTCGGGAGTCTACTCAGCACCAGTCCGGCCTCCCAGTCGCTGGTCACCTCGACGCTCAACGAGTACCGGTTTCGGCCCGAGGTGGTCACCACATCCAATCGAATACAGGAAAGTTGTATATAA